One Halomonas sp. THAF5a genomic region harbors:
- a CDS encoding biotin/lipoyl-containing protein, with translation MSTAISVPDDLWEGDNEGVITAWLVDDGSRVSQGDLIAEVMVEKAQYEIEAPAAGVLSIAKQEDEVVTKGTTIATLEA, from the coding sequence ATGAGCACCGCAATTTCCGTACCCGACGACCTCTGGGAAGGCGACAACGAGGGCGTGATCACCGCCTGGCTGGTCGATGATGGCAGCCGGGTCAGCCAGGGCGACCTGATCGCCGAGGTGATGGTCGAGAAGGCCCAGTACGAGATCGAGGCCCCCGCCGCGGGGGTGCTGAGCATCGCCAAGCAGGAAGATGAGGTCGTCACCAAGGGCACCACCATCGCCACCTTGGAAGCCTGA
- a CDS encoding alpha-ketoacid dehydrogenase subunit beta, with translation MTTTSTASGTRKLTIARAMAEATAQEMRTDPSVFVMGEDVGPLGGVFGNTRGLHEEFGPERILDTPISETAFIGAAVGAASDGMRPIVELMFVDFLGVCFDAIYNMMAKNTYFSGGKVRVPMVLMTSTGGGYSDAGQHSQCLYGTFAHLPGMKVVVPSNAYDAKGLMTAAIRDDNPVVFMYHKALQGMGWLGTEKGATVPVPEESYTVEIGRASVVREGQDLTLVSLGAGVHHCLRAAKTLADEGFDAEVVDLRSLVPLDRETVRASVAKTGRLIVVDEDYHSYGVSGEIIASVVEHDHRLKAAPARVAYPDIPIPFAPTMEQWALPNADKIVAAFHQMLSQ, from the coding sequence ATGACTACCACAAGCACTGCCTCCGGTACTCGCAAGCTGACCATCGCCCGGGCCATGGCCGAGGCGACGGCCCAGGAGATGCGCACCGACCCGTCGGTCTTCGTGATGGGCGAGGACGTGGGCCCGCTGGGCGGCGTCTTCGGCAACACCCGAGGCCTGCATGAGGAGTTCGGCCCCGAGCGTATCCTGGATACCCCGATCTCCGAGACGGCCTTCATCGGCGCCGCCGTGGGGGCGGCCTCCGACGGCATGCGCCCCATCGTCGAGCTGATGTTCGTCGACTTCCTCGGCGTCTGCTTCGACGCCATCTACAACATGATGGCCAAGAACACCTACTTCTCCGGCGGCAAGGTCAGGGTGCCCATGGTGCTGATGACCTCCACCGGCGGCGGCTATTCGGACGCCGGACAGCATTCCCAGTGCCTCTACGGCACCTTCGCCCACCTGCCGGGCATGAAGGTGGTGGTGCCCAGCAACGCCTACGATGCCAAGGGGCTGATGACCGCCGCGATTCGCGACGACAACCCGGTGGTGTTCATGTACCACAAGGCGCTGCAGGGCATGGGCTGGCTGGGTACCGAGAAGGGCGCCACCGTACCGGTGCCCGAGGAGAGCTATACCGTCGAGATCGGCCGGGCGTCGGTGGTCAGGGAAGGGCAGGACCTCACCCTGGTCAGCCTGGGCGCCGGGGTGCACCACTGCCTGCGTGCCGCCAAGACGCTGGCGGACGAGGGCTTCGACGCCGAGGTGGTCGATCTGAGGAGCCTGGTACCGCTGGATCGAGAGACGGTGCGTGCCTCCGTGGCCAAGACCGGTCGGCTGATCGTGGTCGACGAGGACTATCACAGCTATGGCGTCAGCGGCGAGATCATCGCCAGCGTGGTCGAGCATGACCACCGTCTCAAGGCCGCCCCGGCCCGGGTGGCCTACCCGGATATCCCGATTCCCTTCGCGCCGACGATGGAGCAGTGGGCGCTGCCCAATGCCGACAAGATCGTCGCCGCCTTCCACCAGATGTTGAGCCAGTAA
- a CDS encoding thiamine pyrophosphate-dependent dehydrogenase E1 component subunit alpha has translation MQPTSEQRRWMYRQMVTSRHLEERIETLYMEGKTPVFNMAKGPIPGEMHLSNGQEPCAVGVCAHLNAEDVVVATHRPHHIAVAKGVDLNAMVAEIFGKATGLSGGRGGHMHLFDADVNFSCSGIIGESLGPAAGAVLSRKLQGKPGVAVAFLGEGAANQGAFHEALNLAAVWQLPVVFVIEDNAWGISVAKQASTAVPRNDLRASAYGMPGVHVADNDVDGVFAAAGQAIARAREGRGPTLIEIETSRLAGHFMGDGEDYRPEGEKEALQQRDPIPRYRQALLEAGLLDEAADTALVKEAHARVEAAIRFAQQSDFLPPEAALETVFV, from the coding sequence ATGCAACCGACCAGCGAACAACGGCGGTGGATGTACCGCCAGATGGTGACCAGCCGCCATCTCGAAGAGCGCATCGAGACGCTCTACATGGAAGGCAAGACCCCGGTCTTCAACATGGCCAAGGGGCCGATTCCCGGTGAGATGCACCTCTCCAACGGGCAGGAACCCTGTGCGGTGGGGGTCTGTGCCCACCTCAATGCCGAGGATGTCGTCGTCGCCACTCACCGCCCGCACCACATCGCCGTGGCCAAGGGCGTCGATCTGAACGCCATGGTGGCCGAGATCTTCGGCAAGGCCACCGGCCTCTCGGGCGGTCGCGGGGGGCACATGCACCTCTTCGATGCGGACGTGAACTTCTCCTGCTCGGGCATCATCGGCGAGAGCCTGGGGCCGGCGGCCGGAGCCGTCCTGTCCAGGAAGCTGCAGGGCAAGCCCGGCGTGGCGGTGGCCTTCCTGGGCGAGGGCGCGGCCAACCAGGGGGCCTTCCACGAGGCCCTGAACCTGGCGGCCGTCTGGCAGCTGCCGGTGGTATTCGTCATCGAGGACAACGCCTGGGGCATCTCGGTGGCCAAGCAGGCGTCCACCGCGGTCCCTCGCAACGACCTGCGCGCCAGTGCCTACGGCATGCCGGGGGTACATGTCGCCGACAACGACGTCGATGGCGTGTTCGCCGCTGCGGGACAAGCCATCGCCCGGGCTCGGGAGGGTCGGGGCCCCACCCTGATCGAGATCGAGACCTCGCGGCTGGCCGGCCACTTCATGGGCGACGGCGAGGACTACCGCCCCGAGGGCGAGAAGGAGGCGCTGCAGCAACGCGACCCGATTCCCCGCTACCGCCAGGCGCTGCTGGAGGCCGGGCTGCTCGACGAGGCGGCCGACACTGCCCTGGTCAAGGAGGCCCACGCGCGTGTCGAGGCGGCCATTCGCTTCGCCCAGCAGAGCGACTTCCTGCCCCCCGAGGCGGCGCTCGAGACCGTCTTCGTCTGA
- a CDS encoding GMC family oxidoreductase: MATRFDHDDDSVVVIIGSGAGGGTLANALAKKGINSVVLEAGKRYQMNDIENDEWEMFKKISWLDERITAGPRQLTETFPGLPAWIVKGVGGSTIHWAGVSLRFQPHEFKWHSEVGDIAGANLLDWPISYEELEPYYVKAERHMGVTGESTGMPYHQWNNNFKVLAAGAERVGYKQLRSGPMAINTEAYDDRARCMQAGFCMQGCRFGAKWSTMYTDIPRAEASGYCEVRPRSMALKIEHDDQGRATAVVYADGDGNQHRQRARAVCVAGNSIESPRLLLNSHSAMFPDGLANSSGQVGRNYMTHATSCIFGVMPKPVHMHRGTTFAGIISDEARLDPSRGFVGGYTLEVMSLGVPFFAKFMDPTNAGWGREITTALDKYDHLSGVWICGEDLPVETNGITLHDTKKDQHGLPVPVVYKGDHPNDEKLRRHGEQQARRCYEAAGAERIFKVPDFPTSHNVGTNRMSAKAQDGVVNQWGQTHDIDNLFISDGSQFTSSGAENPTLTIVALALRQADHIAERMQRQEL; the protein is encoded by the coding sequence ATGGCAACCCGTTTCGACCATGACGACGACAGCGTGGTGGTGATCATCGGCTCCGGTGCCGGGGGGGGCACCCTGGCCAATGCCCTGGCCAAGAAGGGCATCAACAGCGTGGTGCTGGAAGCCGGCAAGCGCTACCAGATGAACGATATCGAGAATGACGAGTGGGAGATGTTCAAGAAGATCTCCTGGCTCGACGAGCGAATCACCGCGGGGCCCCGCCAGCTGACCGAGACCTTTCCCGGCCTGCCGGCCTGGATCGTCAAGGGGGTCGGGGGCAGCACCATCCACTGGGCCGGCGTCTCGCTGCGTTTCCAGCCCCACGAATTCAAGTGGCACAGCGAGGTCGGCGATATCGCTGGCGCCAATCTGCTCGACTGGCCGATCTCCTATGAGGAACTCGAGCCCTATTACGTCAAGGCCGAGCGCCACATGGGGGTGACCGGCGAGTCGACCGGCATGCCCTATCACCAGTGGAACAACAACTTCAAGGTGCTGGCCGCGGGGGCCGAGCGGGTCGGTTACAAGCAGCTGCGCTCGGGGCCGATGGCCATCAACACCGAGGCCTATGATGATCGTGCTCGCTGCATGCAGGCCGGCTTCTGCATGCAGGGCTGCCGCTTCGGGGCCAAGTGGTCGACCATGTACACCGATATTCCCCGTGCCGAGGCCAGTGGCTACTGCGAGGTACGGCCGCGCTCCATGGCCCTGAAGATCGAACACGATGACCAGGGCCGGGCCACCGCGGTGGTCTATGCCGACGGCGATGGCAACCAGCATCGTCAGCGCGCTCGGGCGGTGTGTGTCGCGGGCAACTCCATCGAGTCGCCGCGGCTGCTGCTCAACTCCCACTCCGCGATGTTCCCCGATGGCCTGGCCAACTCCTCCGGCCAGGTGGGGCGCAACTACATGACCCATGCCACCAGCTGCATCTTCGGGGTGATGCCAAAGCCCGTGCACATGCACCGGGGCACCACCTTCGCCGGCATCATCTCCGACGAGGCACGCCTCGATCCGTCGCGTGGCTTCGTCGGTGGCTACACCCTGGAAGTGATGTCGTTGGGCGTGCCCTTCTTCGCCAAGTTCATGGATCCCACCAATGCCGGCTGGGGCCGAGAGATCACCACGGCGCTGGACAAGTACGACCACCTCTCCGGCGTGTGGATCTGTGGCGAGGACCTGCCGGTGGAGACCAATGGCATCACCCTGCACGACACCAAGAAGGATCAGCATGGCCTGCCGGTGCCGGTCGTCTACAAGGGTGACCACCCCAACGACGAGAAGCTGCGCCGTCATGGCGAGCAACAGGCGCGGCGCTGCTACGAGGCCGCAGGCGCCGAGCGCATCTTCAAGGTGCCGGATTTTCCCACCAGCCATAACGTTGGCACCAACCGCATGAGTGCCAAGGCACAGGACGGTGTCGTCAACCAGTGGGGCCAGACCCACGACATCGACAACCTGTTCATTTCCGACGGTAGCCAGTTCACCTCGAGCGGGGCCGAGAACCCGACTCTGACCATCGTCGCCCTGGCCCTGCGCCAGGCGGACCACATCGCCGAGCGCATGCAGCGCCAAGAACTCTGA